ACCGTGGTGAGTACCCGTCATTGTGGGCAGCGGTCGAGTCCATCGCGCCGAAGATAGGCTGCGTGCCGCAGACGCTGTTGGATTGGGTGAAGCGCGACGAGGTTGGTAAGGGGCAGCGCGAAGGCCTGTCAAGCGACGAACGAGAGCGCCTGAAGGCGCTGGAGCGCGAGGTCAAGGAACTACG
This region of Robbsia betulipollinis genomic DNA includes:
- a CDS encoding transposase yields the protein MTKTNKFSPEMRERAVRMVQEHRGEYPSLWAAVESIAPKIGCVPQTLLDWVKRDEVGKGQREGLSSDERERLKALEREVKELR